One genomic window of [Clostridium] scindens ATCC 35704 includes the following:
- a CDS encoding nitroreductase family protein — protein MIRIEKERCIGCGACIKDCPASAIRMTEEKAEAYKDCLLCGHCVAICPSEAVSIPEYDMEDVEAYDKDTFTLKAEHYLHAVKFRRSIRNFKPEKIEREKAERILKAGRYTATAKNRQACTYVFIQEQLDEFKELVWKEMPSILEELKQNAPDYARAFELFYLKWKRNPKDDTFFFNTPAFLVIASNNPLDGGLAAANIENMAVAEGLGALYSGYMMRVIGLSQTLREWLGIGEKRVSCCMLLGYPAVSYRRTAPRKYADILWK, from the coding sequence ATGATCAGAATAGAAAAAGAAAGATGTATTGGCTGCGGCGCATGTATAAAGGACTGCCCTGCATCGGCAATCAGGATGACGGAAGAAAAGGCGGAGGCGTATAAAGACTGCCTGCTCTGCGGTCACTGCGTCGCCATATGCCCGTCGGAGGCAGTCTCTATCCCGGAGTACGATATGGAAGATGTAGAAGCATATGACAAAGACACATTTACGCTGAAAGCGGAACATTATCTTCATGCGGTAAAGTTCCGCAGAAGCATCCGCAACTTCAAGCCGGAAAAGATTGAGCGCGAGAAGGCAGAAAGGATACTAAAGGCCGGCCGCTATACTGCCACCGCCAAGAACCGGCAGGCGTGTACATACGTATTTATCCAGGAGCAGCTAGACGAGTTCAAGGAACTTGTCTGGAAGGAAATGCCGTCTATATTGGAGGAACTCAAGCAAAATGCCCCGGATTACGCCAGAGCATTCGAACTCTTTTACCTAAAATGGAAGCGGAACCCCAAGGACGATACGTTCTTTTTCAATACGCCCGCCTTTCTTGTCATCGCCTCCAATAATCCTTTAGATGGAGGGCTGGCGGCAGCCAACATAGAGAACATGGCTGTGGCGGAAGGACTTGGCGCGCTGTACAGCGGCTATATGATGCGGGTGATAGGATTAAGCCAGACGCTGCGGGAATGGCTTGGAATAGGGGAGAAGAGAGTATCCTGCTGCATGCTCCTGGGCTATCCCGCTGTATCATACAGAAGGACAGCACCCAGGAAATATGCAGATATTCTCTGGAAATAG
- a CDS encoding glycerate kinase family protein: MKVVVAMDSLKGSLTSMEAGIAVEEGILAAKPDAKVIVKPLADGGEGTTDALIEGMKGERVDLTITGPMGTKVHAYYGYLEETKTAIIEMASAAGITLVPTDRQDPLSATTYGVGEMINDAITKGCRNFIIGIGGSATNDGGIGMLKALGFVFLDSQGNDVGEGAQALSKVAAINSAKKNPRLAECTFQVACDVTNPLCGKSGATYIYGSQKGVTEEQKDALDQAMTHYAQITADTFGCSYAETEGAGAAGGLGFAFLSFLNARLTPGIDLILDAVGLEEELRDADVAVTGEGRLDHQTAMGKAPVGVARLAKKYNVKVLAFAGSVTKDAASCNQAGIDAFFPIVRGVTTLEEAMKPERARENMRASVEQAFRLL, from the coding sequence ATGAAAGTTGTTGTAGCAATGGATTCCTTAAAAGGAAGCCTGACTTCCATGGAAGCCGGTATTGCAGTCGAGGAGGGAATCCTTGCCGCCAAGCCGGATGCAAAAGTCATTGTAAAGCCCCTGGCTGACGGTGGAGAGGGCACCACGGATGCCTTGATCGAAGGAATGAAAGGCGAGCGCGTCGATCTTACGATCACCGGGCCTATGGGAACAAAGGTTCATGCATATTACGGATACTTGGAAGAAACGAAAACCGCCATCATCGAGATGGCTTCTGCCGCCGGAATCACGCTTGTTCCCACGGACAGGCAGGACCCCTTGTCTGCCACCACCTACGGCGTAGGCGAGATGATCAACGATGCTATCACAAAGGGATGCCGGAACTTTATAATCGGAATCGGCGGAAGCGCCACCAATGACGGCGGCATCGGCATGCTTAAGGCCCTTGGGTTCGTCTTTCTCGACAGTCAGGGAAATGATGTGGGCGAAGGTGCGCAGGCGCTCTCCAAAGTTGCTGCCATCAACAGCGCTAAAAAAAATCCGAGGCTGGCCGAATGCACCTTCCAGGTAGCATGTGACGTAACAAACCCGCTCTGCGGCAAGAGCGGCGCAACCTACATCTATGGGTCTCAAAAAGGCGTGACTGAGGAACAGAAAGACGCCCTGGATCAGGCAATGACCCACTATGCGCAGATAACCGCCGATACCTTCGGCTGCAGTTATGCAGAAACAGAAGGCGCCGGAGCAGCCGGCGGCCTTGGCTTTGCCTTCCTGAGTTTCCTGAATGCAAGACTTACCCCGGGAATCGACCTGATTCTGGACGCTGTGGGGTTGGAAGAAGAGTTAAGAGACGCGGATGTGGCCGTCACCGGAGAAGGCCGTCTGGATCATCAGACCGCCATGGGAAAGGCTCCTGTCGGAGTTGCCAGGCTGGCCAAAAAGTATAACGTGAAAGTCCTTGCCTTTGCCGGAAGCGTAACCAAGGACGCTGCCTCCTGCAATCAGGCTGGTATTGACGCGTTCTTCCCCATCGTCCGCGGCGTTACCACGCTTGAGGAAGCCATGAAGCCGGAGCGCGCCCGGGAGAATATGCGCGCTTCTGTAGAACAGGCATTCCGGCTTCTGTAA
- a CDS encoding IS110 family RNA-guided transposase: MISVGIDVSKGKSTVCILKPYGEIMCSPFEMLHGEKELNALDDLLNKLDGEIRIVMEATGIYHLPILTFFHEKGYFVSVINPFAMKKYAKDNSIRGAKTDKLDSIMIANYGIEKWFKLQRYKGDEEIYAELKLLGRRYRHYMELHVKALQELTHILDYVMPGIKKMFNSWNEANGKDKLSDFVEQFWHFDLITAMSLEKFTEEYLDWAKEKKYHRSRSKAEAVYELASNGISTLSSGTPSTKMLVQEAISVLRTVDSSLFLILTRMQELAKTLPEYSTVREMGGVGDVLAVKLIAEIGDIRRLHSAKALIAWAGIDPPPYESGQFIGSKRKITKRGSSTLRKVGYEVMRVLKSHPAPKDDAVYNYILKKESEGKSKKHAKIAGLNKFLRIYYARVMAVYQ; encoded by the coding sequence ATGATAAGCGTAGGAATTGATGTATCCAAGGGAAAAAGTACAGTCTGCATACTGAAGCCGTATGGAGAGATTATGTGTAGTCCTTTTGAGATGCTGCATGGGGAGAAGGAGCTGAATGCTCTCGATGATCTGCTAAATAAGCTAGATGGGGAGATAAGGATCGTGATGGAGGCTACAGGAATTTATCATTTGCCTATATTGACATTCTTTCACGAAAAAGGATATTTCGTATCTGTTATTAATCCATTCGCAATGAAGAAATATGCAAAGGACAACAGTATTCGAGGTGCAAAAACAGACAAACTTGATTCAATAATGATTGCAAATTACGGAATCGAGAAATGGTTCAAATTACAAAGATATAAAGGTGATGAAGAAATTTATGCAGAGCTTAAACTTTTAGGTCGCAGGTATCGACACTATATGGAACTTCACGTGAAAGCATTGCAGGAATTGACGCATATCCTGGATTATGTGATGCCTGGTATTAAGAAGATGTTTAACAGTTGGAATGAAGCTAATGGCAAGGACAAGCTCAGCGACTTTGTGGAGCAATTTTGGCATTTTGATCTAATCACAGCCATGAGCCTTGAAAAATTCACAGAGGAGTATCTTGACTGGGCAAAAGAAAAGAAATACCACCGAAGCAGATCCAAGGCTGAAGCAGTCTATGAATTAGCTTCCAATGGTATTTCCACACTGTCTTCCGGTACCCCATCGACCAAAATGTTAGTACAGGAAGCGATATCGGTATTGAGAACTGTAGATAGTTCTCTGTTTCTCATTTTAACACGAATGCAAGAACTTGCGAAGACCCTGCCGGAATATTCAACGGTCAGAGAAATGGGCGGAGTAGGTGATGTCCTTGCAGTTAAACTGATTGCAGAGATTGGCGATATAAGAAGACTGCACAGCGCAAAGGCACTCATAGCATGGGCTGGAATCGACCCGCCGCCGTATGAATCGGGACAGTTTATTGGTTCAAAACGCAAGATAACGAAACGAGGTTCTTCAACGCTCAGGAAGGTCGGATATGAGGTGATGAGAGTCCTTAAGAGTCATCCTGCTCCAAAAGATGATGCTGTATACAACTATATTTTGAAAAAGGAAAGTGAAGGTAAAAGCAAGAAACATGCAAAGATTGCAGGGTTGAATAAATTTCTGCGGATTTATTATGCAAGAGTAATGGCTGTTTATCAATAG
- a CDS encoding P-loop NTPase family protein: protein MGVYGVTAAGKSYFLPACCVEACRLNYRCKFVDYCDLLDELIVLNRLEDLSRYRKRIRYYARIQLLFIYDFAISRYSEE from the coding sequence GTGGGAGTCTATGGTGTAACAGCAGCTGGAAAATCCTATTTTCTGCCTGCCTGCTGTGTGGAAGCCTGCAGGCTGAATTATCGCTGTAAATTCGTAGACTATTGTGATCTGTTGGATGAATTGATTGTTCTTAATCGTCTGGAAGATCTGAGCCGTTACAGAAAACGGATTCGGTATTATGCCAGAATACAGCTTCTGTTTATATATGACTTTGCAATCAGTCGTTACTCTGAGGAATAA
- a CDS encoding type II toxin-antitoxin system Phd/YefM family antitoxin codes for MNIRPSAAIRQNYNEIADMCRKTAEPIFLTKNGEGDLVVMDIETYNRREKMLKLREELLAVEEDRMHGSTGYSVGEVAAMMRSAIKEAAGHGKTE; via the coding sequence ATGAATATTCGTCCATCCGCAGCAATCAGACAGAATTACAACGAGATTGCCGATATGTGCAGAAAAACCGCAGAGCCGATTTTCCTTACCAAGAATGGCGAGGGAGATTTGGTTGTTATGGATATTGAAACCTATAACCGCAGGGAAAAGATGTTAAAACTCCGTGAGGAATTGCTTGCGGTTGAGGAGGACAGGATGCACGGCAGCACGGGATATTCTGTCGGGGAAGTCGCTGCCATGATGCGTAGTGCAATCAAGGAGGCGGCAGGCCATGGAAAAACAGAATAG
- a CDS encoding type II toxin-antitoxin system RelE/ParE family toxin encodes MEKQNRYRVIVSERATQMLVSHAAFLAQVSPEEAERLTAEFEKTANSLETMPQRCPWLTGEYIPRNAYRFILFEKRYMIIFQIVDDIVYADYVVDCRQDYSWLIR; translated from the coding sequence ATGGAAAAACAGAATAGGTATCGTGTTATCGTGTCAGAACGGGCGACACAGATGCTTGTTTCTCATGCTGCATTTCTGGCGCAAGTCAGTCCAGAAGAGGCAGAAAGGCTGACGGCAGAATTTGAAAAGACAGCAAATTCACTAGAAACCATGCCGCAGAGATGTCCGTGGCTCACAGGGGAATATATCCCAAGAAACGCCTATCGCTTTATCCTGTTTGAGAAACGGTATATGATAATCTTCCAAATCGTAGATGATATTGTCTATGCGGATTATGTAGTGGATTGCAGGCAGGATTACAGTTGGCTCATACGGTAA
- a CDS encoding FtsX-like permease family protein: MRKKVFRILCIIFSAGVFMSVFYPWTVLNGESYTIIEFYKQAVFDKQLYTMADMGGSVYLLLIFLIFPMVVGILSGVKAVLLVFRKNYYLLGEIINISELISVAAFFAFQGYELLTAPFFQAIFVFLEFMMECYLSDVDRFTNEWEIHKIKNRTEKEERKQRLAFPGNYDRRLRKIIRKDALHPSKAVVLVCIGNGILLGSAFALFAVKEQFQKNYSAKAVLPTEGLNGILTNGLLVITIFYIFFAIAAFFNYVHNHQERRNLFWTLGSRERLNSIAWKMEYEFMIVLSMIPGYIIGVGIYNLLRVMLKKELGVLIDGRTQLQLYFLSGLLYLCLSGVIIWLSSILLRKELRGEKRNIRKLSTPTKGVAVITVMLSLGYLVFSIGRYMQRRNGESLNIFVYGIILGGICVLCSIRLLESLNRRGKAQNFQVLLDKIPMQSGFFKEAGLQSVVFAFHFIFLGFLSVTMAGKLSAPSPDTLFPHEYVCMAYPEDEELFTELRDKNLADVKSYPMIRVTSVQGNPTDWIDIANNYYRKIIWPQGQHIGISRSTYESLCTDEKKNISNFTLSEDEIYVVYQEDCSVKAHPLEWYMNRRTPFIKEGQPLRWYNPFARENYYPPRKVIGQERKVLTGVFERGIQEHIVVFSDDYFNQLHDVDGPSVLYFVDCLEKNKKEVEKVLSVFASRHMEDSSWDRLIQPYYSKTEKITDMEAERKLEQISTSIEMLLSVFCVFIFCFIKIEFEQEEKQKRFQTLFCLGMHKKQVKHSLWREICRFISLPLIFAYTLATVVVTFIWKMRFVTGAESRKLWMTLIIIWTIYLLLQMLLTFVLYRYQLNNLNLKNGVRGRRR, encoded by the coding sequence ATGCGTAAGAAAGTATTTAGAATTTTATGTATCATTTTTTCGGCAGGGGTTTTTATGTCTGTTTTTTATCCGTGGACGGTGCTGAATGGTGAAAGCTATACTATTATAGAGTTCTATAAACAAGCAGTTTTTGACAAACAATTATATACCATGGCAGATATGGGAGGAAGCGTTTATCTTCTTCTGATATTTTTGATTTTTCCTATGGTGGTAGGGATTCTTTCTGGAGTCAAAGCAGTATTGCTGGTATTCAGGAAAAATTACTATTTGTTGGGAGAAATCATTAATATATCAGAATTGATCAGCGTTGCCGCCTTTTTTGCATTTCAAGGATATGAATTGTTAACAGCTCCTTTTTTTCAAGCAATTTTTGTATTTCTTGAATTTATGATGGAATGCTATTTGTCGGATGTTGATCGTTTTACTAATGAATGGGAAATTCATAAGATTAAAAATCGGACGGAAAAAGAAGAGAGGAAACAGAGACTTGCATTTCCCGGGAATTATGATAGAAGGTTACGAAAAATTATTCGAAAAGATGCATTACATCCTTCGAAGGCGGTTGTTTTAGTATGCATCGGTAATGGAATCCTTCTCGGGTCAGCATTTGCTTTATTTGCAGTGAAAGAACAATTTCAGAAAAACTATAGCGCAAAGGCTGTTCTTCCTACGGAGGGGCTAAATGGAATTTTGACCAATGGACTTCTGGTTATTACTATTTTTTATATCTTTTTTGCAATAGCAGCATTTTTTAATTATGTCCATAATCATCAAGAAAGAAGAAATTTGTTCTGGACTTTGGGAAGTAGAGAAAGACTTAATAGTATTGCATGGAAAATGGAATATGAGTTTATGATTGTATTGTCAATGATTCCGGGCTATATCATTGGTGTAGGAATTTACAATCTATTAAGGGTGATGTTGAAAAAGGAACTTGGTGTATTGATAGATGGAAGGACTCAACTTCAGCTTTACTTTTTATCAGGATTATTATATCTGTGTTTATCGGGAGTAATTATTTGGCTTTCATCAATTTTGTTGCGAAAGGAATTGCGGGGAGAAAAAAGAAATATCAGGAAACTTTCGACTCCTACGAAAGGTGTTGCTGTAATTACGGTTATGCTATCGTTAGGCTATCTGGTCTTTTCTATCGGAAGATATATGCAGAGAAGAAATGGGGAAAGTTTAAACATCTTTGTGTATGGTATTATATTAGGTGGTATATGCGTTTTATGTTCCATTCGACTTTTGGAGAGTTTGAATAGAAGAGGAAAAGCGCAAAACTTTCAAGTACTTTTAGATAAAATTCCTATGCAAAGCGGTTTTTTTAAAGAAGCAGGCCTTCAATCTGTGGTTTTTGCTTTCCATTTTATTTTCTTAGGATTTTTGTCTGTAACTATGGCCGGAAAACTTTCAGCACCTTCACCGGACACATTGTTTCCGCATGAGTATGTTTGTATGGCGTATCCAGAAGATGAAGAATTATTCACAGAATTGAGAGATAAAAATCTGGCAGATGTAAAGTCATATCCGATGATCAGGGTTACATCCGTACAGGGAAATCCTACGGATTGGATCGATATTGCTAATAACTATTATCGTAAAATTATCTGGCCTCAGGGACAGCATATAGGAATCTCCAGAAGTACTTATGAAAGCTTATGTACAGATGAAAAAAAGAATATATCCAACTTCACATTGTCTGAAGATGAAATTTATGTAGTTTATCAGGAAGATTGTTCTGTAAAGGCCCATCCTTTGGAGTGGTATATGAATAGAAGGACACCTTTTATCAAAGAAGGGCAGCCGCTTCGTTGGTATAATCCTTTTGCTAGAGAAAATTATTATCCGCCAAGAAAAGTGATTGGGCAGGAGAGAAAAGTTTTAACGGGAGTATTTGAAAGAGGAATCCAAGAACATATTGTTGTATTTTCAGACGATTACTTTAATCAGCTGCATGATGTGGACGGGCCATCCGTTTTGTACTTCGTTGATTGTCTAGAGAAAAACAAAAAAGAAGTAGAGAAAGTACTTTCTGTTTTTGCATCTAGGCATATGGAAGATTCCTCATGGGATCGTTTAATTCAACCTTATTACAGCAAAACAGAAAAGATTACAGATATGGAAGCAGAGAGGAAATTAGAACAAATATCAACTTCGATAGAGATGTTATTATCAGTTTTTTGTGTATTTATTTTCTGTTTTATAAAAATAGAATTTGAACAGGAAGAGAAACAAAAGAGATTTCAGACATTATTTTGTCTCGGAATGCATAAAAAACAAGTCAAACACAGTCTATGGAGAGAAATTTGTCGGTTTATATCGCTGCCATTGATTTTTGCATATACTCTTGCAACTGTAGTTGTAACTTTTATATGGAAAATGCGATTTGTAACGGGAGCAGAAAGTAGAAAACTCTGGATGACTCTTATTATTATTTGGACAATATATCTTTTGTTGCAAATGCTGTTAACTTTCGTATTGTACCGGTATCAATTAAATAATTTGAATCTGAAAAATGGCGTGAGGGGGAGAAGAAGATGA
- a CDS encoding ABC transporter ATP-binding protein, whose protein sequence is MKIELKDIKKSYQIPGQDEFKVLKGINFLISQGEYISIIGRSGCGKTTLLKIVGLLDIPTEGDVIIDGVKEKELWNDELADLRRRKLGFIFQDYFLLEHLTVLDNMILPALLDKAEEKKSLERAEELANYLQIDNRLLLKYPKELSGGEKQRVAIARALFNDPDILLADEPSGNLDEQSKKNVEKIFKDLHENINKSILLVTHDLEFAKWSEKCYQLQNGVLVKG, encoded by the coding sequence ATGAAGATTGAATTGAAAGACATCAAAAAATCATATCAAATTCCCGGACAAGATGAATTTAAAGTATTGAAAGGAATCAATTTTTTAATTTCTCAGGGAGAATATATTTCAATTATCGGACGCTCTGGTTGCGGAAAAACTACTTTATTAAAAATAGTTGGTTTATTGGACATACCAACCGAAGGAGATGTAATTATTGATGGCGTAAAAGAAAAAGAATTGTGGAATGATGAATTGGCAGATCTTCGTAGAAGAAAACTTGGATTTATATTTCAAGACTATTTTCTTTTGGAACATCTCACGGTACTTGATAATATGATTTTGCCAGCTCTTTTGGATAAGGCAGAGGAGAAAAAGTCATTAGAGCGTGCGGAAGAATTAGCAAATTATTTACAGATTGACAATAGGCTATTGCTTAAATACCCTAAAGAACTTTCAGGTGGCGAGAAGCAAAGGGTCGCAATTGCAAGGGCGCTGTTTAATGATCCGGATATCCTTTTGGCGGATGAGCCCTCAGGGAATCTGGACGAACAGTCTAAGAAAAATGTAGAAAAAATATTTAAAGATCTCCATGAAAATATAAATAAGTCAATTCTTTTAGTGACACATGATTTGGAATTTGCCAAGTGGAGTGAAAAATGTTATCAGTTACAAAACGGGGTGTTGGTTAAAGGATAA
- a CDS encoding CD3324 family protein: MKYFNAKLILPDALVKELQNYVQGGYIYVPIEQEQQKRWGEVSGYRQELEQRNEQIKREYQNGISMECLSEKYGLSFYAVRKIIYQK, encoded by the coding sequence ATGAAGTATTTTAATGCAAAACTGATTCTTCCAGACGCATTGGTAAAAGAATTACAGAATTATGTTCAAGGTGGATATATCTATGTTCCTATCGAACAGGAGCAGCAAAAGCGTTGGGGAGAAGTTTCCGGCTATCGGCAAGAATTGGAACAACGGAATGAGCAAATAAAAAGAGAGTATCAGAATGGCATTTCTATGGAATGCCTGTCTGAAAAATATGGTTTATCTTTCTATGCTGTTCGGAAAATTATATATCAGAAATAA
- a CDS encoding CatB-related O-acetyltransferase → MQQKIYPRSKDKETVYLQNVITNPNIIVGDYTIYNDFVREPRDFEKNNVLYQYPVNKDKLIIGKFCSIACGAKFIFNSANHTLSSLSTYPFPIFFEEWGLDVRNITKAWDNKGNIVIGNDVWIGYEAVILSGVTIGDGAIIGTRAVVTKDVPPYTIVGGVPAQTIRKRFSQDTIDTLLKIKWWDWSKERITQHISEIQSGNIEHLI, encoded by the coding sequence ATGCAGCAGAAAATCTATCCTCGTTCAAAGGATAAAGAAACGGTTTATCTGCAAAATGTTATTACCAATCCTAATATCATAGTTGGAGATTATACGATATATAACGATTTTGTCAGAGAACCAAGAGATTTTGAAAAGAACAATGTTTTGTACCAATATCCAGTTAATAAAGATAAACTGATAATCGGAAAATTTTGTTCCATAGCATGCGGAGCAAAATTTATTTTCAATAGCGCAAATCATACGTTATCTTCCTTGTCAACCTACCCATTTCCTATCTTTTTTGAAGAATGGGGATTAGATGTAAGGAATATTACGAAAGCATGGGATAACAAGGGGAATATTGTTATTGGGAATGATGTTTGGATTGGTTATGAAGCGGTCATTTTATCAGGCGTTACGATTGGTGACGGTGCAATTATTGGAACGCGTGCAGTTGTTACGAAAGATGTTCCACCTTATACAATCGTTGGCGGTGTACCTGCACAGACGATAAGAAAGCGCTTTTCACAAGATACGATTGACACTTTGTTAAAAATAAAATGGTGGGATTGGTCTAAGGAGCGTATTACGCAACATATATCCGAGATACAGTCGGGAAATATTGAACATCTGATATGA
- a CDS encoding RNA polymerase sigma factor, which translates to MNDSEQYKEHIEYTFAAFCKVVLRNASLSAYRDIARRQKREISLDYLMEGRYYNPSTTDSYFAKQTSSMELIVCGERIVIENERLAKVFSGLPKLRQEVLVLYFFFGYTDKKIGEMYGKSRTTVNYWKIAALKYLRKEMECKLRLNGDVG; encoded by the coding sequence ATGAACGATTCAGAGCAATACAAAGAGCATATCGAGTACACTTTTGCAGCCTTTTGTAAAGTTGTTCTCCGCAATGCTTCCCTGTCTGCTTATCGGGATATTGCCAGGCGTCAGAAACGGGAAATATCCCTTGATTATCTCATGGAGGGAAGGTATTACAATCCGTCTACAACAGACAGCTATTTTGCGAAGCAAACAAGTTCGATGGAATTGATTGTGTGCGGCGAGAGAATCGTAATAGAAAATGAACGATTGGCAAAAGTATTTTCCGGTTTACCCAAGCTGCGGCAGGAAGTTTTGGTACTGTATTTTTTCTTTGGATATACGGATAAGAAAATCGGAGAAATGTATGGGAAAAGCCGCACGACAGTAAACTACTGGAAAATTGCAGCACTTAAATATCTAAGAAAAGAAATGGAGTGTAAATTACGGTTGAATGGGGATGTCGGTTAA
- a CDS encoding Mu transposase domain-containing protein yields the protein MHDYTTIIGVIELRLNKISYDNVQKRYRIGRSGISLIMERYRDSGLSLDDLKQMPAEKVVNLIYPKDNLRHKNIPLPDFHQIHENMIQMGKNADLGFLWIEYKKKNPNGYQLSQFYKLYRDFLVNTYGSTKVSMPVERIPGEKMYIDWVGDQPELLLDPSTGELKKVHIFATTLGFSSLVYAEAFPDEKLPHFITGTVHALSFYGAVPRYLVPDNLKTAVTRHNKDELVLQTAFSDLETFYDTIILPPPPRKPKGKATIENHVRFLEIYLVEELKKNTYTSLEALNDATKRIVEDINQRPFQKKSDIRKSRITGFEKYDKPRMNKLPGENYTLCDYKYFLKVPDNYHLEYDAHYYSVLYTQRGKPAILKATMAEIRICDEYNRLICRHPRSYRDFPLYITDDSHMPQEHLYYKEVNAHDGAYYRRWASVYGDSMVTLIDRILRSPKHEEQAYNSCAGVLHSCKDVPHRLVQEAADKCVEANACKYSYFKKVLGMVQNNHSINNTAASGTLPSHANIRGKEAYK from the coding sequence ATGCACGACTACACTACTATCATAGGTGTCATAGAACTAAGACTTAACAAGATCAGCTATGACAATGTTCAGAAACGATATCGAATTGGAAGAAGCGGAATCTCACTGATTATGGAACGCTATCGGGATTCTGGATTATCATTGGATGATTTAAAGCAGATGCCGGCCGAAAAGGTGGTCAATCTGATTTATCCCAAGGATAATCTTCGCCACAAAAACATTCCGTTGCCTGATTTTCACCAAATTCATGAGAACATGATCCAAATGGGAAAGAATGCAGACCTTGGATTTCTGTGGATCGAGTACAAAAAGAAAAATCCTAATGGTTATCAGCTATCACAGTTTTACAAACTGTATAGAGACTTTCTGGTAAATACTTATGGATCCACAAAAGTATCCATGCCGGTTGAACGAATTCCCGGTGAAAAGATGTACATCGACTGGGTAGGTGATCAACCAGAGCTGCTTCTGGATCCTTCAACTGGAGAACTCAAGAAAGTACACATTTTTGCAACAACTCTTGGTTTCAGCAGTCTTGTTTATGCAGAAGCCTTTCCAGATGAAAAACTGCCACATTTTATCACTGGTACCGTACATGCATTATCTTTTTACGGTGCTGTTCCCAGATATCTTGTGCCGGATAATCTGAAAACGGCTGTTACCCGACATAATAAGGATGAGCTTGTATTACAGACGGCTTTTTCAGATCTGGAAACTTTTTATGATACAATCATACTTCCACCACCGCCGCGCAAACCAAAGGGAAAAGCAACGATTGAAAATCATGTTCGCTTTCTGGAAATCTATTTAGTCGAAGAACTTAAGAAAAATACCTATACCTCGCTTGAGGCTTTAAATGATGCTACAAAAAGAATTGTAGAGGACATCAATCAGCGACCATTTCAGAAAAAATCAGATATCCGTAAATCAAGGATAACTGGATTTGAAAAGTATGACAAACCGCGTATGAACAAGCTTCCCGGCGAGAATTACACGCTTTGTGATTATAAGTACTTTCTTAAAGTTCCTGATAATTATCATCTTGAATATGATGCCCACTACTACTCTGTATTGTATACCCAAAGAGGAAAGCCGGCAATTCTAAAGGCAACAATGGCAGAAATAAGGATCTGCGATGAGTACAACCGTCTGATCTGCCGACATCCGAGATCCTACAGGGATTTTCCGCTATATATCACAGATGACAGCCATATGCCGCAAGAACATCTTTATTATAAAGAGGTTAATGCCCATGATGGTGCTTATTATCGGCGGTGGGCATCTGTATACGGCGATTCTATGGTCACTCTTATAGATAGGATCCTGCGCAGTCCAAAACATGAAGAACAAGCTTACAACAGTTGTGCCGGAGTCCTTCATTCCTGTAAGGATGTGCCACACAGGCTCGTACAAGAAGCTGCGGATAAATGTGTAGAAGCAAATGCCTGCAAGTATTCTTATTTTAAAAAAGTACTTGGCATGGTCCAAAACAATCATTCTATTAATAACACAGCTGCATCAGGAACACTTCCTTCCCATGCAAATATCCGTGGAAAGGAGGCCTATAAATAA